In Gopherus evgoodei ecotype Sinaloan lineage unplaced genomic scaffold, rGopEvg1_v1.p scaffold_48_arrow_ctg1, whole genome shotgun sequence, the following are encoded in one genomic region:
- the LOC115642955 gene encoding tyrosine-protein kinase receptor UFO-like, translating into MGKACRSLLCVLVACWMGTGAAQSDLHFLENPSNQTSSLGKDVRLRCAVQLSQELPEISWLRDGQALELADSNQVQMPINEKVWLAISELSIPSVQLSDAGSYQCVMWVNGEEVLSDAAHLGLEGLPFFSEEPQDLEVAADTPFNLSCSAQGPPEPVRVIWLQDGAPLNSLVDPLAQVPSTLAVNGLNRSASFSCEAHNAKGVATSRTAAMTVVPQRPRSVVLVTRSENALEVGWEPGASGASPLSICTVQVRSAWGWSGGIRAWST; encoded by the exons ACCTGCACTTCCTGGAGAACCCCTCGAACCAGACCTCGTCCCTGGGCAAGGACGTGCGGCTGCGCTGCGCTGTACAGCTGAGCCAAGAGCTGCCCGAGATCAGCTGGCTGCGGGACGGGCAGGCACTGGAGCTGGCCGACAGCAACCAGGTGCAGATGCCCATAAACGAGAAGGTCTGGCTGGCCATCAGCGAGCTCAG CATCCCGTCCGTGCAGCTGTCAGATGCGGGCAGCTACCAGTGCGTCATGTGGGTGAATGGGGAGGAGGTGCTGTCCGATGCCGCCCACCTGGGGCTGGAAG gtctgcccttCTTCTCCGAGGAGCCCCAGGACCTGGAGGTGGCAGCTGACACCCCCTTcaacctgagctgcagcgcccagGGTCCCCCCGAGCCAGTGCGGGTCATCTGGCTGCAAGACGGGGCCCCCCTCAACTCCCTGGTGGACCCCCTGGCACAGGTGCCCTCCACGCTGGCCGTGAACG GCCTGAACAGAAGCGCCTCGTTCTCCTGTGAAGCCCACAATGCCAAGGGTGTGGCCACCTCCCGGACCGCGGCCATGACAG TGGTCCCCCAGCGGCCGAGGAGCGTGGTGCTGGTGACGCGCAGTGAGAATGCCCTGGAGGTGGGCTGGGAGCCGGGGGCCAGCGGGGCGTCGCCCCTCAGCATCTGCACCGTCCAGGTACGCTCGGCCTGGGGCTGGTCCGGGGGGATCAGGGCCTGGAGCACATAG